A window of the Pseudomonas gozinkensis genome harbors these coding sequences:
- the tyrS gene encoding tyrosine--tRNA ligase: MKSVEEQLALIKRGAEELLVESELIEKLKRGQPLRIKAGFDPTAPDLHLGHTVLINKLRQFQELGHQVIFLIGDFTGMIGDPSGKSATRPPLTREQVLENAETYKTQVFKILDPAKTEVAFNSTWMDQMGPADFIRLTSQYTVARMLERDDFDKRYTTNQPIAIHEFLYPLVQGYDSVALRADVELGGTDQKFNLLMGRELQRGYGQEAQCILTMPLLEGLDGVKKMSKSLGNYVGIQEAPGVMYSKLVSIPDALMWRYFELLSFRSMDEINAFRADVEAGANPRDIKIKLAEEIVARFHGEEAAANAHRGAGNRMKDGELPDDLPEVELTAAEDMPIAAVLNKAGLVKNSAAARDLLASGGVRIDGEVVDRSFIYVLGATHVCQAGKKAFARITLKPE, from the coding sequence ATGAAGTCGGTTGAAGAGCAGCTAGCGCTGATTAAACGTGGTGCGGAAGAACTGTTGGTCGAGTCCGAGCTGATCGAAAAGCTCAAACGTGGCCAGCCGCTGCGAATCAAGGCTGGCTTCGATCCAACTGCGCCGGATCTGCACCTTGGTCACACTGTGCTTATTAATAAGCTGCGCCAGTTCCAGGAACTGGGGCATCAGGTGATCTTCCTTATAGGTGACTTCACCGGAATGATCGGTGATCCGAGCGGCAAGAGTGCCACTCGCCCTCCGTTGACTCGTGAACAGGTCCTTGAAAACGCCGAGACCTATAAGACTCAGGTGTTCAAGATTCTTGATCCGGCTAAAACCGAAGTCGCGTTCAATTCCACCTGGATGGATCAGATGGGGCCGGCGGACTTTATCCGCCTGACTTCGCAGTACACCGTTGCCCGTATGCTCGAGCGCGACGACTTCGACAAGCGCTACACCACCAATCAACCGATCGCGATCCACGAATTCCTCTATCCGCTGGTGCAGGGTTATGACTCTGTAGCATTGCGCGCTGATGTGGAGCTGGGTGGTACCGATCAGAAGTTCAACCTGCTGATGGGGCGTGAGCTGCAGCGTGGTTATGGTCAGGAGGCTCAGTGCATTCTGACGATGCCGCTGCTTGAAGGTCTGGATGGTGTGAAGAAGATGTCCAAGTCGTTGGGCAACTACGTCGGTATCCAGGAAGCGCCGGGTGTCATGTACAGCAAGCTGGTCTCGATTCCTGATGCGTTGATGTGGCGCTACTTCGAATTGCTCAGCTTTCGTTCGATGGATGAGATCAACGCTTTCCGCGCCGATGTTGAAGCGGGTGCCAATCCGCGTGATATCAAGATCAAGCTGGCCGAAGAGATCGTTGCGCGCTTCCACGGTGAAGAGGCTGCGGCCAATGCTCACCGTGGTGCGGGTAACCGTATGAAGGATGGCGAGCTGCCGGATGATCTGCCAGAGGTCGAGCTGACTGCTGCCGAGGATATGCCGATTGCTGCTGTCCTTAATAAGGCAGGGCTGGTGAAGAACTCTGCGGCTGCTCGTGATCTGCTGGCTTCCGGCGGTGTGCGTATAGATGGCGAGGTTGTTGATCGTTCCTTTATATACGTACTGGGCGCGACTCACGTTTGTCAGGCTGGCAAGAAGGCTTTTGCACGGATTACGCTGAAACCTGAGTAA
- a CDS encoding peptidoglycan DD-metalloendopeptidase family protein: MTTEPSKAPPLYPKTHLLAASGIAALLSLALLVFPSSDVEAKKTTLSLELESPAEQLTQDQDAADAVQATNEPAASPFAQIENSAEETQQSAQAAPAPTPVVEEKKAPNHREVIVSKGDTLSTLFEKVGLPAAAVHEVLASDKQAKQFSQLKHGQKLEFELNPQGQLTNLHSKVSDVETITLTKNDKGYVFNRVTAKPTVRTAYVHGVINSSLSQSAARAGLSHSLTMDMASVFGYDVDFAQDIRQGDEFDVIYEQKVVNGKAVGNGPILSARFTNRGKTYTAVRYTNKQGNSSYYTADGNSMRKAFIRTPVDFARISSKFSMGRKHPILNKIRAHKGVDYAAPRGTPIKAAGDGKVLLAGRRGGYGNTVIIQHGNTYRTLYGHMQGFAKGVKTGGTVKQGQVIGYIGTTGLSTGPHLHYEFQVNGVHVDPLGQKLPMADPIAKSERARFLAQSQPLMARMDQEKATMLASSKR, from the coding sequence ATGACCACTGAACCGTCTAAAGCGCCACCGCTTTACCCGAAGACCCACCTGCTCGCCGCAAGTGGGATCGCCGCCCTTCTCAGCCTGGCGCTCCTGGTGTTTCCATCCAGCGATGTTGAAGCCAAAAAGACAACGCTAAGCCTTGAACTGGAAAGTCCTGCTGAACAACTGACACAAGATCAAGACGCTGCTGACGCCGTTCAAGCCACAAATGAGCCAGCAGCCTCCCCTTTCGCACAGATCGAAAACAGCGCCGAAGAGACGCAGCAATCCGCTCAGGCTGCACCAGCGCCGACACCGGTAGTCGAAGAAAAGAAGGCCCCAAATCACAGGGAAGTGATCGTCTCCAAGGGCGATACGCTTTCTACACTGTTCGAGAAAGTCGGCCTCCCGGCCGCGGCCGTCCATGAAGTGCTGGCCAGCGATAAACAAGCCAAACAGTTCAGCCAGCTCAAACATGGCCAGAAACTCGAATTCGAATTGAACCCACAAGGCCAGCTGACCAACCTCCACAGTAAGGTCAGCGACGTTGAAACCATCACCCTGACCAAGAACGACAAGGGTTATGTGTTCAACCGCGTTACCGCCAAACCGACTGTTCGCACCGCCTATGTACACGGCGTGATCAACAGCTCGCTGTCGCAGTCCGCTGCCCGCGCAGGCCTGTCCCACAGTCTGACCATGGACATGGCCAGTGTCTTTGGCTACGACGTCGACTTCGCTCAGGATATTCGTCAGGGCGATGAGTTCGATGTGATCTATGAACAGAAAGTGGTCAACGGCAAAGCCGTTGGCAACGGTCCGATCCTGTCCGCCCGATTCACCAACCGCGGCAAGACTTACACCGCCGTGCGTTACACCAACAAGCAGGGCAACAGCAGCTATTACACCGCCGATGGCAACAGCATGCGCAAGGCGTTCATCCGTACACCGGTGGACTTCGCCCGCATCAGCTCGAAGTTCTCCATGGGCCGCAAACACCCTATCCTCAACAAAATCCGCGCCCACAAAGGCGTCGACTACGCCGCTCCACGCGGCACGCCGATCAAGGCTGCCGGCGACGGCAAAGTGCTGTTGGCCGGTCGTCGCGGCGGTTACGGCAACACCGTGATCATTCAGCACGGCAACACTTACCGTACGCTGTATGGCCACATGCAGGGCTTCGCCAAGGGCGTGAAGACCGGCGGCACCGTCAAACAGGGCCAGGTAATCGGTTACATCGGCACCACCGGCCTGTCCACCGGCCCGCACCTGCACTATGAGTTCCAGGTCAATGGTGTTCACGTCGATCCATTGGGCCAGAAGCTGCCGATGGCCGATCCGATCGCCAAATCCGAACGCGCTCGCTTCCTGGCGCAGAGCCAGCCATTGATGGCTCGCATGGACCAGGAAAAAGCCACCATGCTGGCTTCGAGCAAACGTTAA
- a CDS encoding anhydro-N-acetylmuramic acid kinase translates to MALYIGVMSGTSLDGLDIALIEQSSAINLVATHYIPMPETLRAELLGLCASGPDEIARSAIAQQNWVKLAAQGIHALLEQQQLKPEAIRAIGSHGQTIRHEPARGFTVQIGNPALLTELTGITVVSDFRSRDVAAGGQGAPLVPAFHEALFVESTGNRAVLNVGGFSNLSLIEPNKPVAGFDCGPGNVLMDAWIHQQRGENYDRNGQWAASGKVEPTLLKALLSDPFFLTQGPKSTGREVFNLPWLEQQLSRLPGFAPENVQATLLELTALTIVESLQSAQSNTEELLVCGGGAHNATLMKRLADLLPNAKVASTATHGVDPDWVEAMAFAWLAHCCLEGIAANRPSVTGAKGLRVLGAIYPN, encoded by the coding sequence ATGGCTCTGTATATCGGCGTGATGTCCGGAACCAGTCTCGACGGGCTGGACATCGCCCTGATCGAGCAATCCTCGGCGATCAATCTGGTCGCCACGCACTACATCCCCATGCCTGAAACCCTGCGCGCCGAGCTGCTTGGCTTGTGCGCCAGCGGCCCTGACGAAATCGCCCGCTCGGCGATTGCCCAGCAGAACTGGGTGAAGCTCGCCGCGCAAGGGATCCATGCCCTCCTCGAACAACAACAGCTCAAGCCTGAAGCCATTCGCGCGATCGGCAGCCACGGCCAGACCATTCGCCACGAACCCGCACGCGGTTTCACCGTGCAGATCGGCAACCCCGCCCTGCTGACCGAGCTGACAGGCATTACAGTCGTCAGTGACTTCCGCAGTCGCGATGTGGCCGCCGGCGGCCAGGGCGCCCCTTTGGTCCCGGCTTTTCATGAAGCGTTATTCGTAGAGAGTACCGGCAACCGCGCGGTCCTGAATGTCGGCGGTTTCAGCAATCTCAGTCTGATTGAGCCGAACAAGCCTGTAGCCGGTTTCGACTGCGGGCCGGGGAATGTGCTGATGGATGCCTGGATTCATCAGCAACGGGGCGAGAACTACGACCGTAACGGGCAGTGGGCAGCCAGCGGCAAGGTTGAACCGACCCTGCTGAAAGCCCTGCTCAGCGATCCGTTTTTCCTGACCCAAGGCCCGAAGAGCACCGGCCGCGAAGTCTTCAACCTACCCTGGCTGGAGCAGCAACTGTCGCGCCTGCCAGGTTTCGCACCCGAAAACGTACAGGCGACACTGCTCGAACTGACGGCACTGACCATCGTGGAATCACTGCAAAGCGCTCAATCGAATACCGAAGAGCTCCTGGTCTGCGGGGGCGGCGCCCACAACGCCACGCTGATGAAGCGCTTGGCCGACCTGCTACCCAACGCAAAAGTCGCCAGTACCGCGACCCACGGCGTCGATCCGGACTGGGTCGAGGCCATGGCCTTCGCCTGGCTGGCCCACTGCTGTCTGGAAGGCATTGCCGCCAACCGCCCGAGCGTCACCGGCGCCAAAGGCCTGCGCGTACTCGGCGCCATCTACCCCAACTGA
- the erpA gene encoding iron-sulfur cluster insertion protein ErpA, whose amino-acid sequence MSVESFTPTALQFTQCAAHKVKSLVDEEGNDRLKLRVFVTGGGCSGFQYGFTFDEDVAEDDTIVEREGVSLVVDPMSFQYLAGAEVDYQEGLEGSRFVIKNPNATTTCGCGSSFSI is encoded by the coding sequence ATGAGCGTCGAATCCTTCACCCCCACGGCTTTGCAATTCACTCAATGTGCCGCGCACAAGGTGAAGAGCCTGGTCGATGAAGAGGGGAATGATCGCTTGAAGCTGCGCGTATTCGTTACGGGCGGCGGTTGTTCAGGGTTTCAGTACGGCTTCACCTTCGATGAAGATGTTGCCGAGGACGACACCATTGTCGAGCGCGAAGGCGTCAGTCTGGTGGTCGATCCGATGAGCTTCCAGTACCTGGCGGGTGCCGAGGTGGATTATCAAGAGGGTCTGGAAGGCTCGCGTTTCGTGATCAAGAACCCGAATGCCACCACCACTTGTGGTTGCGGCTCCTCGTTCTCGATCTGA
- the argC gene encoding N-acetyl-gamma-glutamyl-phosphate reductase, with amino-acid sequence MVKVGIVGGTGYTGVELLRLLAQHPQAEVVVITSRSEAGLAVADMYPNLRGHYDGLAFSVPDIKTLGACDVVFFATPHGVAHALAGELLAAGTKVIDLSADFRLQDADEWAKWYGQPHGAPELLDEAVYGLPEVNREQIKKARLIAVPGCYPTATQLGFLPLLEAGIADTSHLIADCKSGVSGAGRGAAVGSLYSETSESMKAYAVKGHRHLPEIRQGLRRAAGKDVGLTFVPHLTPMIRGIHSTLYATVVDRSVDLQALFEKRYANEPFVDVMPAGSHPETRSVRGANVCRIAVHRPQDGDLVVVLSVIDNLVKGASGQAVQNMNILFGLDERFGLSHAGMLP; translated from the coding sequence ATGGTCAAGGTCGGTATCGTCGGCGGCACGGGTTACACCGGTGTCGAACTGCTGCGTCTGTTGGCACAGCATCCGCAAGCAGAAGTGGTAGTGATCACTTCCCGATCCGAGGCCGGTCTGGCCGTGGCTGATATGTACCCTAACCTGCGCGGTCACTACGACGGTCTCGCATTCAGCGTGCCAGACATCAAGACCCTGGGCGCTTGCGACGTGGTGTTCTTCGCCACTCCGCACGGCGTTGCCCACGCACTGGCCGGCGAACTGCTGGCGGCCGGCACCAAGGTTATCGACCTGTCGGCTGACTTCCGTCTGCAGGACGCGGATGAATGGGCCAAGTGGTACGGCCAGCCACACGGCGCGCCGGAGCTGCTGGACGAGGCGGTTTACGGTTTGCCGGAAGTCAATCGTGAGCAGATCAAGAAAGCACGTCTGATTGCAGTGCCGGGTTGCTATCCGACCGCTACGCAACTGGGTTTCCTGCCGTTGCTTGAGGCGGGCATTGCCGACACTTCGCACCTGATCGCCGACTGCAAATCCGGTGTCAGCGGCGCCGGTCGTGGTGCTGCCGTAGGCTCGCTGTACTCCGAGACGTCGGAAAGCATGAAGGCCTATGCGGTGAAAGGTCACCGTCATCTGCCGGAAATCCGTCAGGGGCTGCGTCGTGCAGCGGGCAAGGATGTCGGCCTGACTTTCGTGCCGCACCTGACGCCGATGATACGTGGCATTCACTCCACGCTCTACGCGACCGTGGTGGATCGCTCGGTGGATCTGCAGGCGTTGTTCGAGAAGCGTTATGCCAATGAGCCGTTCGTCGATGTGATGCCGGCCGGCAGCCATCCGGAAACCCGCAGCGTGCGCGGTGCCAACGTCTGCCGCATCGCGGTTCACCGTCCCCAGGATGGTGATCTGGTGGTGGTGCTGTCGGTGATCGACAACCTGGTCAAGGGCGCGTCGGGTCAGGCGGTACAGAACATGAACATCCTGTTCGGACTGGATGAGCGTTTTGGTCTGTCCCACGCCGGCATGCTGCCGTAA
- the hemJ gene encoding protoporphyrinogen oxidase HemJ: MLYLWIKALHIVSIVCWFAGLFYLPRLFVYHAQSEDTISKERFSIMERKLYRGIMGPAMIAALIFGGWLIYLNPGIFSSGGWIHAKLTLVVLLIGYHHMCGAQVKRFARGENTRSHVFYRWFNEVPVLILLAIVILVVVKPF, from the coding sequence ATGCTCTATCTGTGGATCAAAGCGCTACATATCGTCAGCATCGTGTGCTGGTTTGCCGGCCTCTTCTATCTTCCGCGACTGTTCGTTTATCACGCGCAAAGTGAAGACACGATCAGCAAGGAACGCTTCAGCATCATGGAGCGCAAGCTGTATCGCGGCATCATGGGCCCGGCGATGATCGCCGCGCTGATCTTCGGCGGCTGGCTGATCTACCTGAACCCTGGCATCTTCAGCAGCGGTGGCTGGATCCACGCCAAACTGACGCTGGTTGTGCTGCTGATCGGTTATCACCACATGTGCGGCGCGCAGGTAAAACGTTTCGCCCGTGGCGAGAACACCCGCAGCCATGTCTTTTATCGCTGGTTCAATGAAGTGCCGGTTCTGATATTGCTGGCTATCGTAATTCTGGTCGTGGTCAAGCCGTTCTAA
- a CDS encoding NAD(P)H-dependent flavin oxidoreductase, which produces MSLPALLEQRLRLPVVAAPMFLISNPELVLACCRNGVVGSFPALNQRESSGFKAWLEQIEAGLATLENPAPYAVNLIVHHSNPRLQADLNICVEHKVPIVITSLGAVKELVDAVHSYGGLVFHDVTTRRHAEKAAEAGVDGLIAVAAGAGGHAGTWSPFSLIAEIREFFDKTLLLAGCLNHGHEILAAQLLGADLAYFGTRFIGTTESHAPDAYKEMLLTAKAADIIHTPAVSGVPASFMRQSLEAAGFDMAALQGKGEVNFGDKLKPINDEAKAWKTVWSAGQGVGQIDDLPSVDQLVARLDAEYRQALEHAAQLPKRWPR; this is translated from the coding sequence ATGTCGCTGCCCGCTCTGCTCGAACAACGTCTGCGCCTGCCCGTAGTAGCGGCACCGATGTTCCTGATCTCCAATCCCGAACTGGTGCTGGCGTGCTGCCGCAACGGCGTGGTGGGCAGCTTCCCGGCGCTGAATCAACGCGAAAGCAGCGGCTTCAAGGCCTGGCTGGAGCAGATCGAAGCAGGGCTGGCGACATTGGAGAACCCGGCGCCGTACGCGGTGAACCTGATCGTCCACCACAGCAACCCGCGCCTGCAGGCTGACTTGAACATCTGCGTCGAACACAAAGTCCCCATCGTCATCACCAGCCTTGGTGCGGTGAAGGAACTGGTAGACGCCGTGCACAGTTACGGCGGCCTGGTCTTCCACGATGTGACAACACGCCGCCATGCCGAGAAAGCTGCCGAGGCCGGTGTCGATGGTTTGATCGCTGTTGCAGCCGGCGCCGGTGGGCACGCCGGGACCTGGAGCCCGTTTTCGCTGATCGCCGAGATCCGCGAGTTCTTCGACAAGACCCTGTTGCTTGCAGGATGTTTGAACCATGGACATGAGATTCTCGCCGCACAACTGCTCGGCGCGGATCTGGCCTACTTCGGGACGCGATTTATCGGTACCACTGAAAGTCATGCGCCTGACGCCTACAAGGAGATGCTGCTGACTGCCAAAGCCGCCGACATCATTCATACTCCTGCCGTGTCCGGTGTACCGGCCAGTTTCATGCGTCAAAGCCTGGAGGCTGCCGGTTTCGACATGGCAGCCCTGCAAGGCAAGGGTGAAGTGAACTTCGGCGACAAGCTCAAGCCGATCAACGACGAAGCCAAGGCCTGGAAAACCGTGTGGTCGGCGGGTCAGGGCGTAGGGCAGATCGACGATCTGCCAAGCGTGGATCAACTGGTAGCGCGTCTAGATGCCGAGTACCGCCAGGCCCTGGAGCACGCAGCGCAACTGCCGAAACGCTGGCCACGTTGA
- a CDS encoding DUF805 domain-containing protein, whose protein sequence is MSEPRYKIVFDGALQPGVDITTAKLKLADLFKSDVAAIERLFNGRTVALKRDLSHSDAQTYLQALGKTGIDARIETETPIELNLSDVHEQSAAVAEPDSPYAPPRAAVGESLAAFALLKPLSVEGRIGRLRYLAWSMVLSLVALPIVSVFALIGLGLVSADSTTGLIIGGLLAFFLFLAFAIVGILFSIQRLHDIGWSGWLWLLTLVPFVGSFFPLVIMVVPGNTGANRYGPPPPPNSTAVKVLCSLWIVFIGLFFVGGMLGGITAIQQEYESSLESSYESGSVTTDEIDVEVEPAANSADDAAEAALAPVDSAKE, encoded by the coding sequence ATGAGCGAACCCCGTTACAAGATCGTTTTCGACGGCGCGCTCCAGCCCGGCGTCGATATCACCACGGCCAAGCTCAAACTGGCCGATCTGTTCAAAAGCGATGTCGCCGCCATCGAGCGCCTGTTCAATGGTCGCACCGTCGCGCTCAAGCGTGATCTTTCGCACAGCGATGCGCAGACTTATCTGCAAGCGCTGGGCAAGACAGGGATCGATGCCCGGATCGAAACCGAAACGCCCATCGAGCTGAACCTGTCGGATGTCCACGAGCAAAGCGCCGCCGTCGCGGAGCCTGACTCGCCTTATGCGCCCCCTCGCGCCGCCGTCGGTGAAAGCCTGGCGGCATTCGCGCTTCTCAAACCGCTCAGCGTCGAAGGTCGGATCGGCCGCTTGCGTTACCTGGCATGGTCGATGGTCTTGAGCCTGGTAGCCCTGCCAATCGTCAGCGTGTTCGCGCTGATCGGCCTGGGCCTGGTGAGCGCCGACTCGACGACCGGCCTGATCATCGGCGGTCTCCTCGCCTTCTTCCTGTTTCTGGCCTTCGCGATCGTCGGCATCCTGTTCAGCATCCAGCGCTTGCACGACATTGGCTGGTCCGGTTGGCTCTGGCTGCTGACGCTGGTGCCTTTCGTGGGCAGTTTCTTCCCGCTGGTGATCATGGTCGTGCCGGGCAATACCGGCGCCAATCGCTATGGCCCACCGCCTCCGCCGAACAGCACGGCGGTCAAAGTGCTGTGCTCGCTGTGGATCGTGTTTATCGGACTGTTTTTTGTGGGTGGCATGCTGGGCGGGATCACCGCCATCCAGCAAGAGTACGAAAGCAGTCTTGAAAGCAGCTATGAAAGCGGTTCGGTGACCACCGATGAAATCGATGTCGAAGTCGAACCCGCCGCGAATTCGGCAGACGATGCAGCCGAAGCCGCCCTCGCCCCTGTAGACTCTGCGAAAGAATGA
- a CDS encoding SDR family NAD(P)-dependent oxidoreductase: MTRYALITGASSGIGLAMAEALARRGRSLILVARQRDQLESIAIELTQRFGVEVLFRACDLGEPLRLSGFLLELEEGDRQIDLLVNCAGIGTCGPFLAQDWMTEQDLIEVNILALTRLCHAIGNSMALQGGGQILNVASVAAFNPGPWMSTYYASKAYVLHFSEALRVELKKCAVKVSVLCPGPTRTAFFRTAQLNNDKLNASKLLMSPEEVALYTVRALEKNRAIIIPGRRNRWFAFLPRLGSRWLNRTIVGMVNKAYCPR; the protein is encoded by the coding sequence ATGACCCGTTACGCTCTGATCACCGGCGCCTCAAGCGGTATCGGCCTGGCCATGGCCGAGGCCCTAGCACGCCGTGGCCGCAGCCTGATTCTGGTGGCCCGCCAGCGTGATCAGCTGGAAAGCATTGCGATTGAACTGACCCAGCGCTTCGGCGTGGAGGTGCTGTTCCGTGCCTGTGACCTCGGCGAGCCGCTGCGCCTGTCCGGTTTCCTGCTGGAGCTGGAAGAAGGCGACCGGCAGATCGATCTGCTGGTCAATTGCGCCGGCATCGGTACTTGCGGCCCGTTCCTGGCCCAGGACTGGATGACCGAACAGGACCTGATCGAAGTGAATATCCTCGCACTCACCCGCCTCTGCCATGCCATCGGCAACAGCATGGCGCTGCAGGGTGGCGGGCAGATTCTCAACGTCGCGTCGGTGGCAGCCTTCAATCCCGGGCCCTGGATGAGCACCTATTACGCCAGCAAGGCGTATGTTCTGCACTTCTCGGAAGCACTGCGGGTGGAATTGAAGAAATGCGCGGTCAAGGTGTCGGTACTGTGCCCCGGCCCGACCCGCACCGCGTTCTTTCGCACCGCGCAACTGAACAACGACAAGCTCAACGCCAGCAAACTGCTGATGAGTCCCGAGGAGGTCGCGCTGTATACCGTGCGCGCCCTGGAGAAAAACCGCGCAATCATCATTCCGGGGCGCAGAAACCGCTGGTTCGCCTTTCTGCCACGGCTCGGTTCGCGCTGGCTCAATCGCACGATTGTCGGCATGGTCAACAAGGCTTACTGCCCGCGCTGA
- a CDS encoding histidine triad nucleotide-binding protein — MDTLFTKIINREIPAKIIYEDDQVLAFHDIAPQAPVHFLVIPKKPVRTLNDLTEDDKALAGHILFTAQRLALELGCEEGFRVVMNCNEKGGQTVYHIHMHVLGQRQMNWPPG, encoded by the coding sequence GTGGATACTCTGTTCACCAAGATCATCAACCGGGAAATCCCGGCGAAGATCATCTACGAGGACGACCAGGTTCTGGCGTTCCACGACATCGCCCCACAGGCGCCGGTGCATTTTCTGGTGATCCCGAAGAAACCGGTGCGCACCCTCAACGACCTGACCGAAGACGACAAGGCACTGGCCGGACACATCCTGTTCACCGCCCAGCGTCTGGCGCTGGAACTGGGCTGCGAGGAAGGCTTCCGGGTGGTGATGAACTGCAATGAAAAGGGTGGGCAGACCGTCTACCACATACATATGCACGTACTCGGTCAACGCCAGATGAACTGGCCTCCGGGCTGA
- the coq7 gene encoding 2-polyprenyl-3-methyl-6-methoxy-1,4-benzoquinone monooxygenase yields MTTQRHYSPIDRLLLQADAAMRTLLPFSGQPYRPSPAIVQPDVQMSDEDTRHVAGLMRINHTGEVCAQALYQGQALTAKLPQVREAMEHAAEEEIDHLVWCEQRIHQLGSHTSVLNPLFYGMSFGIGAVAGLISDKVSLGFVAATEHQVCKHLNEHLEQLPAEDEKSRAILEQMRIDEEHHAESALEAGGFRFPAPVKFGMSLLAKVMTKSTYRI; encoded by the coding sequence ATGACTACCCAACGTCACTACTCGCCCATTGATCGTCTTCTGCTGCAAGCCGATGCCGCAATGCGTACCTTGCTGCCCTTCAGCGGCCAGCCGTACCGTCCGTCGCCGGCAATCGTGCAGCCCGATGTGCAGATGAGCGATGAGGACACCCGCCACGTCGCCGGTCTGATGCGCATCAACCACACCGGCGAAGTCTGCGCCCAGGCGCTGTATCAGGGCCAGGCGCTGACCGCCAAGCTGCCGCAGGTGCGCGAGGCCATGGAGCATGCGGCCGAAGAAGAGATCGATCATCTGGTCTGGTGCGAACAGCGCATTCATCAGTTGGGCAGCCATACCAGCGTGCTCAATCCGCTGTTCTATGGCATGTCGTTCGGGATCGGCGCGGTCGCCGGGCTGATCAGCGACAAGGTCAGTCTCGGGTTTGTCGCCGCCACCGAGCATCAGGTGTGCAAGCATCTGAACGAGCATCTGGAACAACTGCCGGCCGAGGATGAAAAATCCCGGGCGATTCTGGAACAGATGCGTATAGATGAAGAACATCACGCGGAAAGCGCACTGGAGGCCGGCGGCTTCCGCTTCCCGGCGCCGGTGAAGTTCGGCATGAGCCTGTTGGCCAAAGTGATGACCAAGAGCACTTACCGGATCTGA
- the speD gene encoding adenosylmethionine decarboxylase: MKSKLKLHGFNNLTKTLSFNIYDICYAETPQDQQAYVEYINQEYNAERLTQILTEVVEIIGANILNIASQNYEPQGASVTILISEEPVTPTESQIEESPGPLPEIILAHLDKSHITVHTYPEIHPDAGIATFRVDIDVSTCGVISPLKALNFLIHQFDSDIVTVDYRVRGFTRDVEGNKHFIDHEINSIQNYLSEDTRDAYQMTDVNVYQENLFHTKMLLKNFELDNYLFGDATSNLSSEQRAQVTERVKHEMLEIFYARNMPS, from the coding sequence GTGAAAAGCAAACTCAAGCTCCACGGGTTCAATAACCTGACAAAGACCTTGAGCTTCAACATCTATGACATCTGCTACGCGGAAACCCCGCAAGACCAGCAGGCTTACGTCGAGTACATCAATCAAGAGTACAACGCCGAACGCCTGACGCAGATCCTCACGGAAGTTGTCGAAATCATTGGTGCCAACATTCTGAACATTGCGAGTCAGAACTATGAGCCTCAGGGTGCCAGCGTCACGATTCTGATCTCGGAAGAGCCGGTGACCCCGACCGAAAGCCAGATCGAAGAGTCCCCGGGCCCGTTGCCCGAAATCATCCTGGCCCACCTCGACAAGAGCCACATCACGGTGCACACCTACCCGGAAATCCATCCGGATGCCGGTATCGCGACCTTCCGTGTGGACATCGACGTGTCGACCTGTGGTGTCATTTCACCGCTCAAAGCGCTCAATTTCCTCATTCACCAGTTCGATTCGGACATCGTGACCGTGGATTACCGTGTGCGCGGCTTCACCCGTGACGTTGAAGGCAACAAGCACTTCATCGACCACGAGATCAACTCGATCCAGAACTACCTCTCCGAAGACACCCGCGACGCGTACCAGATGACCGACGTGAACGTGTACCAGGAAAACCTGTTCCACACCAAAATGCTGCTGAAGAACTTCGAACTGGACAATTACCTGTTCGGCGATGCCACCAGCAACCTGTCTTCCGAGCAACGCGCTCAGGTGACCGAGCGTGTGAAACACGAAATGCTGGAAATCTTCTACGCGCGCAATATGCCGAGCTAA
- a CDS encoding OsmC family protein, translating to MKARIQWAGEAMFLGESGSGHVVVMDGPPDAGGRNLGVRPMEMLLLGVGGCSNFDVVSILKKSRQAVESCEAFLEAERATEDPKVFTKIHMHFVVKGRSLKEAQVKRAIELSAEKYCSASIMLGAAGVAITHDYEIVELG from the coding sequence ATGAAGGCACGCATCCAATGGGCTGGCGAAGCCATGTTCCTCGGCGAATCCGGCAGCGGTCATGTCGTGGTCATGGACGGTCCGCCGGACGCCGGTGGTCGTAACCTGGGTGTCCGCCCGATGGAAATGCTCCTGCTGGGTGTCGGCGGTTGCAGCAATTTCGACGTGGTCAGCATTTTGAAGAAGTCCCGTCAGGCCGTTGAAAGCTGTGAAGCCTTTCTGGAAGCCGAGCGCGCGACCGAAGATCCGAAGGTGTTCACCAAGATCCACATGCACTTTGTGGTCAAGGGCCGGAGTCTGAAAGAAGCCCAGGTCAAACGGGCCATCGAACTGTCTGCCGAGAAGTATTGCTCGGCCTCGATCATGCTCGGCGCGGCCGGCGTAGCGATCACCCACGACTACGAAATCGTCGAACTCGGTTGA